From the genome of Glycine max cultivar Williams 82 chromosome 2, Glycine_max_v4.0, whole genome shotgun sequence, one region includes:
- the LOC100789295 gene encoding hypersensitive-induced response protein 1, which translates to MGQVLGCVQVDQSSLAIKEVFGKYDDVLEPGCHCVPWCFGSRVAGALSLRVKQLDVRCETKTKDNVFVTVVASIQYRALAEKAVDAYYKLSNTRSQIQSYVFDVIRASVPKMELDATFEQKNEIAKAVEEELEKAMSAYGYEIVQTLIVDIEPDEHVKRAMNEINAAARLRVAANEKAEAEKILQIKRAEGDAESKYLAGLGIARQRQAIVDGLRDSVLAFSENVPGTTSKDIMDMVLMTQYFDTMKDIGASSKSNAVFIPHGPGAVQDVASQIRNGLLQGNATQS; encoded by the exons ATGGGACAAGTGTTAGGTTGCGTGCAAGTGGATCAGTCAAGTTTGGCCATCAAGGAGGTTTTCGGGAAGTACGATGATGTTCTCGAACCTGGTTGCCACTGTGTTCCATGGTGTTTCGGCAGTCGTGTGGCTGGTGCTCTTTCTTTGCGTGTCAAACAGCTAGATGTTCGCTGTGAAACCAAGACTAAG GACAATGTCTTTGTGACTGTGGTTGCTTCTATCCAATATCGAGCATTGGCAGAAAAGGCAGTGGATGCTTACTACAAACTCAGCAATACCAGATCACAGATTCAGTCCTATGTCTTTGATG TTATCAGAGCAAGTGTTCCAAAGATGGAACTAGATGCTACTTTTGAGCAGAAGAATGAAATTGCAAAAGCAGTGGAGGAAGAACTTGAAAAG GCTATGTCAGCTTATGGGTATGAGATAGTTCAGACGCTTATTGTGGATATTGAGCCAGATGAGCATGTGAAGAGAGCCATGAATGAGATTAATGCTG CTGCAAGATTGAGGGTGGCTGCAAATGAGAAAGCTGAAGCAGAGAAGATATTGCAGATAAAGCGAGCAGAAGGGGATGCAGAATCAAAGTACCTAGCAGGCCTTGGGATTGCTCGTCAGCGCCAAGCCATAGTAGATGGCCTGAGGGACAGTGTGCTGGCTTTCTCTGAGAATGTTCCCGGGACAACATCAAAGGATATCATGGACATGGTTCTCATGACCCAATATTTTGACACAATGAAGGACATTGGTGCATCCTCCAAATCCAATGCTGTTTTCATTCCACATGGACCTGGTGCTGTACAAGACGTTGCTTCACAAATTAGGAATGGTCTTCTCCAAGGAAATGCAACACAGTCTTGA